One Leifsonia shinshuensis DNA window includes the following coding sequences:
- a CDS encoding vitamin K epoxide reductase family protein, with protein sequence MPASKTAPATPQPSKPTTDPAPAGYRRPTALAIFLIVAGVIGFWAAFMLTVDKFHLLADSHAQLSCNFNVLVGCSKNLNSWQGSLLGFPNPLLGLAGWTATIAVGVGLFAAGRFARWYWIAFNVGVVLALVLVIFLITESLTVLNVLCPWCMVTWTVTIPTFWAVTLYNLKEGHIPVPERARRFFGTLYGWVPLITIVSYAIVAVLAQIQLDWIHRAFV encoded by the coding sequence GTGCCTGCCTCGAAGACCGCGCCTGCTACCCCACAGCCGTCAAAACCGACGACCGATCCCGCTCCCGCGGGGTACCGCCGCCCGACCGCCCTCGCGATCTTCCTGATCGTCGCCGGGGTCATCGGCTTCTGGGCGGCGTTCATGCTGACCGTGGACAAGTTCCACCTGCTCGCCGACTCCCACGCGCAGCTCTCCTGCAACTTCAACGTCCTCGTCGGCTGCAGCAAGAACCTGAACTCGTGGCAGGGCTCGCTGCTGGGCTTCCCGAACCCGCTCCTCGGCCTGGCCGGCTGGACGGCGACCATCGCGGTCGGCGTCGGACTGTTCGCCGCCGGGCGCTTCGCCCGGTGGTACTGGATCGCGTTCAACGTCGGCGTCGTGCTCGCCCTGGTGCTGGTGATCTTCCTCATCACCGAGTCGCTGACCGTGCTGAACGTGCTCTGCCCGTGGTGCATGGTCACCTGGACCGTGACGATCCCGACGTTCTGGGCGGTCACGCTCTACAACCTCAAGGAGGGGCACATCCCCGTGCCCGAGCGCGCCCGCCGGTTCTTCGGCACGCTCTACGGCTGGGTGCCGCTGATCACGATCGTCAGCTACGCGATCGTCGCCGTGCTGGCGCAGATCCAGCTCGACTGGATCCACCGGGCGTTCGTCTGA
- the ndk gene encoding nucleoside-diphosphate kinase, with the protein MTTAVEETLVLVKPDGVARNLTGEILRRIEAKGYSLVDIRMLQADRELLAKHYAEHEGKPFYEPLVEFMESGPVVALRVAGNRVIEGFRSLAGATDPTGALPGTIRGDLARDWGLKVQQNLVHGSDSPESAQRELALWFG; encoded by the coding sequence ATGACCACCGCCGTCGAAGAGACCCTCGTCCTCGTCAAGCCCGACGGAGTCGCCCGCAACCTCACGGGCGAGATCCTGCGCCGCATCGAGGCCAAGGGCTACTCGCTCGTCGACATCCGGATGCTGCAGGCCGACCGCGAGCTCCTCGCGAAGCACTACGCCGAGCACGAGGGCAAGCCGTTCTACGAGCCCCTCGTGGAGTTCATGGAGTCCGGCCCCGTCGTCGCCCTGCGCGTCGCAGGCAACCGCGTGATCGAGGGCTTCCGCTCGCTCGCGGGCGCGACCGACCCGACCGGTGCTCTGCCCGGCACGATCCGCGGCGACCTGGCCCGCGACTGGGGCCTCAAGGTGCAGCAGAACCTGGTGCACGGCTCCGACTCGCCCGAGTCGGCGCAGCGCGAGCTCGCGCTCTGGTTCGGCTGA
- a CDS encoding DUF4233 domain-containing protein has product MSAAAKQPRARRQRGLRESLGSIVLGFELIVVFLGALVLFGLKALPAWIALGGGALVVVLMIAAIGLMRNRVGVVLGWIVQVLVVAAGFLQPAFFIVGAIFTAMWTYCMIVASRIDRNNIDRNNRTETR; this is encoded by the coding sequence GTGAGCGCCGCAGCCAAGCAGCCGCGCGCCCGCCGTCAGCGCGGCCTCCGCGAGAGCCTCGGCTCGATCGTGCTCGGCTTCGAGCTGATCGTCGTATTCCTGGGCGCGCTCGTGCTCTTCGGGCTGAAGGCCCTGCCGGCGTGGATCGCGCTCGGCGGGGGAGCGCTGGTGGTCGTGCTGATGATCGCGGCCATCGGGCTCATGCGCAATCGCGTCGGCGTCGTCCTGGGCTGGATCGTCCAGGTGCTCGTCGTCGCGGCCGGCTTCCTGCAGCCCGCCTTCTTCATCGTGGGGGCGATCTTCACGGCAATGTGGACCTACTGCATGATCGTCGCCTCCCGCATCGACCGGAACAACATCGACCGGAACAACCGAACGGAGACCAGATGA
- a CDS encoding bifunctional folylpolyglutamate synthase/dihydrofolate synthase: MTDDDELREDAEAVYQALLARVGEGAPERRLDATRRAVELLGDPQRAYPIIHITGTNGKTSTSRIAESILRAYGLRTGLLTSPHLVRFNERIMIDGVPISDEALVSNWEDVRPYLEIVDAELQEQGKAPLTFFEALTALAFAAFADAPVDVAVIEVGMGGEWDSTNVGDGQVAVFTPISLDHTKQLGGTVREIARTKSGIIKPSADVVTSAQAPEAMAELEEAARLTESTLAAQPQAFDVVSTQVAVGGQLVTVRGRAATYADVFLPLYGDHQAQNAAVAIAAVETFLGRGTQPLKTDLVEEGFATATSPGRLQLVGVEPTILVDAAHNPAGAATLADALRRYFDFDELTFVVGSLGDKDARGVIRALTPVATQFFVTEPASDRALPAEDLGDIVREEAGDEATIVYGDALDALEAAREWAGEEPRRAVVVTGSIVLVGAAMAYADEQGWKDATA, translated from the coding sequence ATGACCGACGACGACGAACTGCGCGAGGACGCGGAGGCGGTCTACCAGGCCCTCCTCGCCCGCGTCGGCGAGGGCGCCCCCGAGCGCCGCCTCGACGCGACCCGCCGTGCCGTCGAGCTGCTCGGCGACCCGCAGCGGGCGTACCCGATCATCCACATCACCGGCACGAACGGGAAGACCTCGACCAGCCGGATCGCGGAGAGCATCCTGCGCGCCTACGGGCTGCGTACGGGCCTGCTGACCAGCCCGCACCTGGTGCGCTTCAACGAGCGCATCATGATCGACGGCGTGCCGATCTCCGACGAGGCTCTGGTGAGCAACTGGGAGGACGTCCGCCCATACCTGGAGATCGTGGACGCCGAGCTGCAGGAGCAGGGCAAGGCGCCGCTGACCTTCTTCGAGGCGCTGACCGCGCTGGCGTTCGCCGCCTTCGCGGACGCACCGGTCGACGTCGCCGTCATCGAGGTCGGCATGGGCGGCGAGTGGGACTCCACCAACGTCGGCGACGGCCAGGTGGCGGTGTTCACGCCCATCTCGCTCGACCACACCAAGCAGCTCGGGGGCACCGTCCGCGAGATCGCGCGCACCAAGTCGGGCATCATCAAGCCCTCCGCCGACGTCGTGACCTCGGCCCAGGCTCCGGAGGCCATGGCCGAGCTGGAGGAGGCCGCCCGGCTCACCGAGTCCACGCTCGCGGCTCAGCCGCAGGCGTTCGACGTCGTCAGCACCCAGGTCGCCGTCGGCGGCCAGCTCGTGACCGTCCGGGGACGGGCGGCGACCTACGCGGACGTCTTCCTCCCGCTCTACGGCGACCACCAGGCGCAGAACGCCGCCGTCGCGATCGCGGCGGTCGAGACCTTCCTCGGCCGCGGGACCCAGCCGCTGAAGACCGACCTCGTCGAGGAGGGCTTCGCCACCGCGACCTCGCCCGGTCGCCTCCAGCTCGTCGGCGTCGAGCCGACCATCCTGGTGGACGCCGCGCACAACCCCGCGGGAGCGGCGACCCTGGCCGACGCCCTCCGCCGCTACTTCGACTTCGACGAGCTCACCTTCGTGGTCGGCAGCCTGGGCGACAAGGACGCCCGCGGGGTCATCCGCGCGCTCACCCCCGTCGCGACGCAGTTCTTCGTGACCGAGCCCGCCTCCGACCGTGCCCTGCCCGCCGAAGACCTGGGGGACATCGTGCGCGAGGAGGCCGGCGACGAGGCGACCATCGTCTACGGCGACGCACTCGACGCCCTGGAGGCCGCGCGCGAGTGGGCGGGCGAGGAACCGCGCCGCGCGGTGGTCGTCACGGGCTCGATCGTGCTGGTCGGCGCCGCGATGGCGTACGCCGACGAGCAGGGCTGGAAGGACGCCACAGCGTGA